AAGGATACCAATGGAACCCAACATGGAAAATTCCGAACCCGAATTACCACCTTCAAAAGAAAGTAACTCTGATTCCCTCCGGGGAGAACCGATTCTTGAGCCAGCCAATGCCCTGGCGGAGGTCCGTCTGGAAGAATTGTCTCCGGCCATGCAGACCGCTGCAACCAACGCAGGGTGGCCTTCACTGCTGGATGTCCAGGCGAAGGCGATCCCCTATATCCTGGCCCGGCGGGATCTCATGATCCAGTCAAAAACGGGCAGTGGAAAGACGGGGGCCTATATCCTGCCCATTCTGGAACGCATCAACCCTCGGGAAGCTGCCTGCCAGGCCCTGATTCTTGTACCGACGCGGGAACTGGCCCTTCAGGTTTCGAAAGAAGCCCTCCTGCTGAGCGGTTCTTCAGGCGTTCGAACAGCCGTCGCCTATGGTGGCGTGGGGTATAATCTCCAACTGGAGGCATTCCGGGAAGGGGCGCACCTCGTTATCGGAACGCCGGGCAGAATCCTGGATCATCTGATGCGGGGTTCACTGTCGCTGAAGAGGCTGACGATTCTGGTCTTCGACGAGGCGGACCGCATGCTTTCCATGGGGTTTTATCCGGACATGCGGCGGATCCAGGAATTCATCCCCCGCGAAATCAACGGTTACCTGCTGTCGGCCACGTTCCCTGCGCACGTCCTTCGCCTTGCCGGGGAATTCCTGAGAAAACCGGAATTGTTGAGCTTAAGCCGGGATTCGGTCCATGTGACGGAGACGGAGCACGTTTACTATGTTGTGCCGGGAATGGGCAAGGAACGCTCTCTGGTGCGGATTATCGAAGCGGAAAATCCCGTTTCCGCCATAATCTTCTGCAACACCAAGTCCGCGGTCCATTTCGTGAGCGTCGTCCTGAAACGTTTCGGTTATGACGCCGATGAACTGAGTTCCGAACTGAGCCAGAAAGACCGGGAAAAAGTCATGGCACGGATCAAAAATGGATACCTTCGGTTTCTGGTGGCTACGGATGTTGCTGCGCGCGGCATTGATATTCCGGATCTCTCCCATGTCATTCAGTATGAACCCCCTGAGGATCCCGAGGCCTATATTCACCGCGCCGGTCGGACCGGTCGCAAGGGGGCAAGCGGCACGGCCATTTCTCTTGTCGCCGAAATGGAGCAGTTCCGGTTGAGGGATATTGCGAAGTCCTTCAGTATCAATCTCCAGGAGCGGACTCTACCTGGCGACGAGGAAGTGGAAACCATCGTGTCTCAGCGGGTGACCGCTCTGCTGGAGGCCAAGCTGAGGATGCGCGATCAGCTGCAGGTGGAACACATGCAGCGCTTTCTCCCTCTGGTTAAGAGCCTGCTGCAGAATGAAGAAGAAATGGCCCTGATCGCCATGCTTCTGGATGATTTTTACCAGACAACCCTGAACACGCCGCCCCCTCAGCCGCCTGAACTGCGTCCATCGACCGCAGCCGAGAAGGAGCCCCACCCCGGCTCCGTTTCTGATGAAAAGAAAAAGCGGCGGCGACGGAAGTCTTCCCGAAGCTCTACCCAGAAGACATCGGAAAGCGAGGCACCGGCTGAAGCAACTGAGAAGGACGGATAGGAATTTACCCAAAAGAATTTCTCCACCGGCCGTATCCGCTTAACCTGAAAACCCCGATTCTGCTGAAGGTGGCTCTGACCCGATTGTTGCCGTGTCGATTGTCCGGATGCGTGACCTCCTCGCCTCCTCGCATGCTTTGGTATCCAGTGTTTCCTTCCCAGGCACATCCTGTTAAATCCCCTCCAGGCGGGCAGTTTGTTGCGCTGTAAGTGAAAATCCTCATTGAAATGGCGGCTGTTTTGAGCAAGGGCACGGAAGCTGCAAACTTATAGTAAAGATGATGCCGGATTCCGGGCGAGTACTTCCAATTCCAGATCAGAGTGCACCCTTCGTTGTCTTTCACGATCGGCATAACCCATACAGCAAGGGATGAAGGTTACCAGACCCTCGTTGTGAAAAGAGGGGACAGTAGGCGGAATTTCCAGGGATTTTATTTTCAGGTCAGGGGAAAAACGTTATGCAGGAAATTCATTCCAATTCCAGTGCAAAAAGGAAGGCAACGCGGCAAGGCACAGACGGGACAGGCCTGCGGCAGTGTACGCCGAGGAGCCGGTTAACGAAGTTGACGAATCAAGCCCGTGAATTTGAAATTGGAATAATGCGATTTTCGAGGTGACACGATGAGTGCTCTGCAGAATATCCTTTCCCGGATGGCCGAGACCCCGCTGATTTTTGATGGGGCGATGGGGACGATGCTCTATGATAAAGGGGTTTTTATTCAAACCTGCTATGATGATTTGTGCCTGACCAGTCCCGGGCTGATCCGGGAAATTCACGAACAGTATACGCAAGCCGGCGCGGAGGTCCTGGAAACCAATTCTTTCGGCGCCAATCGAATCAAACTCCGGTCCTATGGACTGGCCGAAAAGGTGGCCGATATCAATCGTGCCGCCGTTCGGCTTACCCGCCAGGCGGCCGGGCAGAAGCTGTATGTCGCCGGTTCCGTGGGACCTTGCACCCAGGGGGGGCAGGTGATCGCAGGACCGGAAATTCTGGATGTTGAAGCCGCTTTCCGGGAGCAGATGGAAGCCTTGACCGGGGAAGGCGTTGATCTGCTTCTTCTGGAAACATTCAGTGATCTTAAAGAATTGCAATTGGCTGCCCGGATTGCGCGGGAGACTGAGGTGCCGGTGCTGGCCTCCTTTGCCGTCGATGAAGAGGGAGAGACGGCAGCCGGAACGCCGGCGGAAAAGATGGCTGCGGCCCTGGAGACCGATCCTAACGTGGATGTGATCGGTTTGAACTGTGGCACCGGTCCGGCTGGGATTTACGAGGCCCTGCTCAAAATTCTGCCCCAGGTGAGTAAACCGGTGGTTGTCATGCCCAATGCCGGGATGCCGAGGACTGTCGGGGGCAGGACCCTCTATCTGGCCAATCCGGAATATTTTACCGAGTACGCCAAGAAATTCATCGAACTGGGTGTCCGCGGGGTCGGCGGCTGCTGCGGCGTCACTCCGGAGCATATTGCCACCGCGGCCCGGGCTGTCCGGGGGCTCAGCGGCGTTCGGAAGCATATTGAAATCGTGTCCCGCGAGCCTGCTCCGACACAGTTGCAGAGCATTCCGACGGCTGAGAAATCCCGTCTGGCGGCCAAGATGCTTTCCGGGCAGAAGGTGACTTCCGTGGAGATTCTCCCCCCCCGGGCCAGTGATTTCAGTAATATGCTTGCCAAGGTCCGTCGGTGCCATGAAGCCGGTATTGATGCCATCAACATTCCCGACGGCCCCCGGGCCAGCGCCCGGGTCTCGCCCATGATCACGGCCTTGGTCATCCTCAAGGAAGTGGGGATCGAGCCGGTGGTCCATTACTGTTGCCGGGACCGGAATCTGATCGGAATGCAGAGTGACCTGCTGGGCGGATATGCCGTAGGTCTCGCCAATTACCTGATTATAACCGGCGATCCACCGAAACTGGGCAACTGCCCGGAAGCCACGGGCGTCTTCGATGTGGATGCCATCGGCCTCACGAAGGTGATCCATAATCTGAATACCGGCTGGGATATCGGCGGCAGTCCCGTAGACCCTCCCACGGGGATTCTGATCGGCGTGGGTGCAAACCCCTGCGCCGTGGATATGGAGCGGGAAATCGACCGTTATTTCCAAAAAATCGAGGCGGGCGCCGAATTTGCCATCACGCAGCCGGTCTTTGATGTGGAGGCGCTGTTGCGCTTTCTTGACCGGGTGGAAAAATACTCGAAACGGATCCCTGTTCTGGCCGGCGTCTGGCCCCTCCTGAGTTACCGGAATGCGGAATTTATGAACAATGAAGTCCCGGGCGTCGTGGTGCCGGAGGCAATTCTTCGTCGGATGGCAGAATGCGCAACGGGAGAAGAGAGCCGGCGTGCCGGAATCGAGATCGCCAGGACTATCTGCACGGAAGTCCATGACCGGGTGGCTGGTTTTCAGGTGTCTGCTCCCTTGAACAATGTAGAAATCGCCCTTGCCGTGCTGGGAAAAAGCGAAGTCTGAGGGAGGAGCGAGAAGACTTTTTGTATGGAAATCATGGTTCGACGCTGGTATGAAAAAAAGGGAATCATCCTAACGAATTAATAGGTTAATGGATCTGAGTTTTCGTGAAAAATTAATTTGCCTAGAGTGATGTCGCGATGATTGTTCGATGCTGGGGAGCAAGAGGGTCCATTTCCGTTTCCGGGAAAGAATACGTGAAATATGGGGGCGATACGAGCTGTATCGAAATTCGGACGCAGGAGGAAAAAGTCATTATTGTTGACGCCGGTTCCGGGATCCGGGGGCTGGGGAATCAGCTGCTGGAAGAGCGCCGTTTCGAATATTCTCTGCTCTTTACCCATGCTCACTGGGATCACGTGATCGGATTTCCCTTCTTCAAGCCGATCTACCATCCGGGAGTGCGCATGGAGATTTTCGGCTGTCCCTTTGTCGCGACTTCCGCCCAGGAGATGCTCTCGCGCATTCTGAGGCCGCCGAACTTTCCCCTCACTCTTGCTGACCTCCGCGCTCATCTGACCTGCCGGACATCCTGCGTTGAACCCTTTGAAATCGGTTCCATGCGGATAACTCCCATTCCCTTGAGTCACCCTGACGGTGGGGGCGGCTATCGTTTTGAGGAGGATGGCAAAAGTTTCGTTCTGTTGACCGATAATGAATTAACGTACCGTCATCCCGGTGGGCTGAGCTATGAAGATTATATCCGGTTTTGCGAGGGGGCGGATCTGCTCATCCATGATGCGGAATATACCGAGGCGGACTATCTGAAAAAAAAGGCATGGGGGCATACCGTTTACCGTGATGCCCTGCGCCTGGCTATGGATGCGGGGGTTGCGAAACTGGGGCTGTTCCATCATAATCAAGACCGGACGGATTCGGAGCTTGACGCCATGGTGGAAGATTGCCGCAGGTCGATCCTATTGGGAGAGCATCGACTGGATTGCTTTGCCCTGCAGCAGGAAATGGAAATTTATCTATAGAAAAATTTGGAATGCGGCGCCGGGAATTTATCGACAAGCCGCTTATTCATAAACGCAATGGCAAAAGAAACATGGATAAGCCGGAGCGTCCGGAAGAACAGGAGGTTGAAAATGCCGCAGATTCTGATTGTGGAAGATGATGATGAACTTCGATCCGTTTTGAAAGAGGTCCTGGAACAGGAAGGATACGGAGTGGCTGAAGCGGCAGATGGTAGGGCTGCCATGGAAATGCAGCGTCTGACGGGGGCTGATCTCGTGATTACCGACCTTATTATGCCGGAAATGGATGGCATTGAAACCATCATGGCCCTGCGGAAAGGATTCCCCTGGGTGAAGATCATTGCCATGTCCGGTGGCCACCGCGCCGGACCGCGGGCTTTTCTGAACCTGGCCAAGGCGCTGGGGGCGCATCGGACGCTGCATAAACCTTTTGTATTTGAGGATATGCTGACGGCCGTTGGGGAACTTCTGGAAGAGACGCCTTGGGACGGTCCGGGGGGCCGCATTTTGTCCTGAGGAATCCATTGTTGGCAACCAAGAAACGATCTGCCGGCAAAGGCGAAAGGAGTTGGGAGTTTCATGCGCAGAGTGGGTTCCGAAAAACTGGAACCAGGGATGATCCTGGCTAAGCCGATCCTGATGAAAAACGGGATGGTCCTCTTCGGAGAGGGGACGGAATTAACGGAGAATTACATCGAGCGGATTCGGAGCATGGCCGTTGAGGCCATCCAGATCGAAGGCAGTGCGCCTTCCACCGAATCCCGGGAAAAACTGCTGGCGGATCTGAATGCAAGATTCCGTCTGGTGGAGCAGCAACCGTACATGAGTCTGTTGAAGCGACTGGTTGAAGAGCATATTACCGAGAATTATGAAAATTAGGTGCTGAGAACAGGATCCCCGGGATAAGGTCATGCCATGGATATAAGGATGTTGCGCCAAAAGGTGGAAAGGATCGAGATGCTGCCCACGATTCCCGATGTGATCAAGCGTCTTTCGGTCATCGTCGGAAATCCGAAAATCTCTCTCAGTGAAATCAGCAGCTTTATTTCCAGTGATCCGGCACTCACCAGCAGAATCCTGAAGATGGTCAATTCCGCCATTTTTGGCTTTCCGGGAAGGATCTCCTCCGTTACCCATGCGGTGACGCTCCTGGGTTTCAATGTGATCAAGGGGCTGCTGATGGGGGTCACGGTTCTGGATCTCATGCAGACGGCGATGGTCGGTCTTCGGGAGCATTCCGTCGGCTGTGCCATAGCGGCGCGGACGATCGCGGAAATGAAGGGGATGAAGAATACGGAGGATGCGTCTGTGGGCGGCCTGCTTCATGATCTCGGCAAGGTGATCCTGCTGCTTCAATTTCCCCAGGATTATAAATTGGTCCTGGAAGCGACGGACCAGAAGGGGATGCTGATCTTCAATGCCGAGAAGGCTCACTTCTCTGAAACACATGCGGCGGTCGGTTTGTGGCTTGCTGAAAAATGGAAGTTCCCCAAAAATCTGACGGACGTCATTGCCTACCACCATAAACCCCAACTGGCGAAAAATGCCCCTGTGGATACCGCCATCGTCCATCTGGCGGACATTCTGGTCAGGACCATGGGGTTTGGTTATGCCGGCGATGCCTTTGTCCCGGCAGTTTCGCCCGCTTCCTTTGAACAGCTCAATCTCAGCGAAGAGGAGATTCGGGAAGTCCTGAGGAACATCGAATCCATGCGGGGCATGGGGGATGATCCGGCATGGTGAATCGAAAAACCATTGTAATCATCGGCAGAAATCCTGTCATGGTTTCCCTCCTGGAACAGAAACTGCGCGCCTCCCATTCCATCGCCACCTTTAACCGGATTCAGCAGGCCCTGGACTTTCTCTACACGAACCTGCCGGATCTGGTGATCATCGAATGGCAAAAGGAGGACGACGCGACGGCAGACGCCCTGCGGACGTTCAAGGCCGAGCCCCTTTTCAGCCAGCTTCCCTTTCTCGCGATCCTGGACGAACC
This portion of the Syntrophus gentianae genome encodes:
- a CDS encoding DEAD/DEAH box helicase, encoding MENSEPELPPSKESNSDSLRGEPILEPANALAEVRLEELSPAMQTAATNAGWPSLLDVQAKAIPYILARRDLMIQSKTGSGKTGAYILPILERINPREAACQALILVPTRELALQVSKEALLLSGSSGVRTAVAYGGVGYNLQLEAFREGAHLVIGTPGRILDHLMRGSLSLKRLTILVFDEADRMLSMGFYPDMRRIQEFIPREINGYLLSATFPAHVLRLAGEFLRKPELLSLSRDSVHVTETEHVYYVVPGMGKERSLVRIIEAENPVSAIIFCNTKSAVHFVSVVLKRFGYDADELSSELSQKDREKVMARIKNGYLRFLVATDVAARGIDIPDLSHVIQYEPPEDPEAYIHRAGRTGRKGASGTAISLVAEMEQFRLRDIAKSFSINLQERTLPGDEEVETIVSQRVTALLEAKLRMRDQLQVEHMQRFLPLVKSLLQNEEEMALIAMLLDDFYQTTLNTPPPQPPELRPSTAAEKEPHPGSVSDEKKKRRRRKSSRSSTQKTSESEAPAEATEKDG
- a CDS encoding bifunctional homocysteine S-methyltransferase/methylenetetrahydrofolate reductase, with protein sequence MSALQNILSRMAETPLIFDGAMGTMLYDKGVFIQTCYDDLCLTSPGLIREIHEQYTQAGAEVLETNSFGANRIKLRSYGLAEKVADINRAAVRLTRQAAGQKLYVAGSVGPCTQGGQVIAGPEILDVEAAFREQMEALTGEGVDLLLLETFSDLKELQLAARIARETEVPVLASFAVDEEGETAAGTPAEKMAAALETDPNVDVIGLNCGTGPAGIYEALLKILPQVSKPVVVMPNAGMPRTVGGRTLYLANPEYFTEYAKKFIELGVRGVGGCCGVTPEHIATAARAVRGLSGVRKHIEIVSREPAPTQLQSIPTAEKSRLAAKMLSGQKVTSVEILPPRASDFSNMLAKVRRCHEAGIDAINIPDGPRASARVSPMITALVILKEVGIEPVVHYCCRDRNLIGMQSDLLGGYAVGLANYLIITGDPPKLGNCPEATGVFDVDAIGLTKVIHNLNTGWDIGGSPVDPPTGILIGVGANPCAVDMEREIDRYFQKIEAGAEFAITQPVFDVEALLRFLDRVEKYSKRIPVLAGVWPLLSYRNAEFMNNEVPGVVVPEAILRRMAECATGEESRRAGIEIARTICTEVHDRVAGFQVSAPLNNVEIALAVLGKSEV
- a CDS encoding MBL fold metallo-hydrolase, with the translated sequence MIVRCWGARGSISVSGKEYVKYGGDTSCIEIRTQEEKVIIVDAGSGIRGLGNQLLEERRFEYSLLFTHAHWDHVIGFPFFKPIYHPGVRMEIFGCPFVATSAQEMLSRILRPPNFPLTLADLRAHLTCRTSCVEPFEIGSMRITPIPLSHPDGGGGYRFEEDGKSFVLLTDNELTYRHPGGLSYEDYIRFCEGADLLIHDAEYTEADYLKKKAWGHTVYRDALRLAMDAGVAKLGLFHHNQDRTDSELDAMVEDCRRSILLGEHRLDCFALQQEMEIYL
- a CDS encoding response regulator, producing MPQILIVEDDDELRSVLKEVLEQEGYGVAEAADGRAAMEMQRLTGADLVITDLIMPEMDGIETIMALRKGFPWVKIIAMSGGHRAGPRAFLNLAKALGAHRTLHKPFVFEDMLTAVGELLEETPWDGPGGRILS
- a CDS encoding HDOD domain-containing protein, which produces MLRQKVERIEMLPTIPDVIKRLSVIVGNPKISLSEISSFISSDPALTSRILKMVNSAIFGFPGRISSVTHAVTLLGFNVIKGLLMGVTVLDLMQTAMVGLREHSVGCAIAARTIAEMKGMKNTEDASVGGLLHDLGKVILLLQFPQDYKLVLEATDQKGMLIFNAEKAHFSETHAAVGLWLAEKWKFPKNLTDVIAYHHKPQLAKNAPVDTAIVHLADILVRTMGFGYAGDAFVPAVSPASFEQLNLSEEEIREVLRNIESMRGMGDDPAW